In Idiomarina sp. PL1-037, a single genomic region encodes these proteins:
- the dsbB gene encoding disulfide bond formation protein DsbB: protein MLSVGQWPNKPFAWLLLFLGCSGLLGAALYFQMVLNLEPCVKCVYQRMAVVGIGLSAIVGLFGSGLWLTRWAALIGWLYSSYQGLLIAYDHWDLQTSKNAFFAVCESAPNFPSWAPLHEWMPGLFSAPGLCGDIDWQWLGLGMPGWMTVIFAGLLLIAIIVTICHIISSFTKKDGLVLYHK, encoded by the coding sequence ATGCTGTCTGTGGGTCAGTGGCCTAACAAACCTTTTGCCTGGTTACTGTTATTTTTAGGATGTTCAGGCCTGTTGGGCGCCGCACTTTACTTCCAGATGGTTCTTAACTTAGAGCCCTGCGTAAAGTGTGTTTATCAACGTATGGCGGTTGTCGGTATTGGCTTGTCTGCTATTGTCGGCCTGTTTGGCTCCGGGCTTTGGTTAACGCGCTGGGCGGCTTTAATTGGCTGGCTTTACAGTAGTTATCAGGGCTTACTAATTGCCTACGACCATTGGGATCTCCAAACCTCGAAAAACGCGTTCTTTGCGGTGTGTGAAAGTGCACCTAATTTCCCCAGCTGGGCACCACTGCACGAATGGATGCCTGGTCTTTTTTCGGCACCAGGACTATGCGGTGACATTGACTGGCAATGGCTGGGATTAGGTATGCCGGGCTGGATGACGGTGATTTTTGCGGGCTTATTGCTCATCGCCATTATTGTCACCATTTGCCACATTATTTCGTCGTTCACGAAAAAAGACGGGCTGGTGCTTTACCACAAATAA
- the fadR gene encoding fatty acid metabolism transcriptional regulator FadR, whose translation MIIKAKSPAGFAEEYIVKSIWNGHFAPGTILPAERELSELIGVTRTTLREVLQRLARDGWLTIQHGKPTKVNNFWETSGLNILETLARLDEDGMPELVDQLLSARTNISAIYIRAAIRHNPKRVLELLEPTSELEDNKKTFAEFDYQLNHDLAMASGNPIYVLVLNGFKGLYSRIGQYYFSSSEARQLARDYYENLIAVTREGDYNESVNLVRRYGYESAEIWHSLRGDMPDDLVG comes from the coding sequence ATGATAATAAAAGCTAAAAGTCCGGCGGGTTTTGCCGAGGAGTACATCGTAAAATCTATCTGGAACGGGCATTTTGCACCCGGCACTATTCTACCCGCTGAACGAGAACTGTCTGAACTCATTGGCGTAACGCGAACCACCCTGCGTGAAGTGCTGCAGCGTCTGGCGCGCGACGGCTGGCTGACCATTCAGCACGGCAAGCCCACCAAAGTGAACAACTTTTGGGAAACCTCCGGCCTGAATATTCTGGAAACCCTGGCGCGCCTCGACGAAGACGGTATGCCGGAGCTAGTCGACCAGCTGTTGTCTGCGCGCACCAACATTAGCGCTATTTATATTCGCGCCGCCATTCGCCATAACCCCAAGCGAGTTCTGGAGCTACTGGAACCCACCAGCGAGCTGGAAGACAACAAAAAGACCTTTGCCGAGTTCGACTACCAGTTGAACCACGACTTAGCCATGGCCTCGGGCAACCCCATTTATGTGCTGGTACTGAACGGCTTTAAAGGCCTGTACTCGCGTATTGGGCAGTATTACTTTTCGTCGTCCGAAGCCCGCCAGCTGGCCCGCGACTACTATGAAAACCTAATAGCCGTAACCCGCGAAGGTGACTACAACGAGTCCGTGAACCTGGTTCGCCGCTACGGTTATGAATCCGCCGAAATTTGGCATAGCCTGCGTGGTGATATGCCGGATGATTTGGTGGGTTAA
- a CDS encoding YcgN family cysteine cluster protein gives MSVLMKWYEQPLHTLSHAQWEALCDGCGQCCLNQLQDEEDHLYSTNVACRLLDTDTACCSDYAHRSQRVPECVTLTPDNLDEVYFMPASCAYRLRAEGQPLPEWHPLRHEGSKEPMEKAGYHVAGHCVSEAKFKGDLEDRIVTWPLS, from the coding sequence TTGTCGGTATTAATGAAATGGTATGAGCAGCCGCTGCATACACTCAGTCATGCACAGTGGGAAGCCCTGTGCGACGGCTGTGGGCAGTGCTGCTTAAACCAATTGCAGGACGAAGAAGACCACCTTTATTCCACCAATGTTGCCTGTCGGTTATTAGACACCGACACCGCATGTTGCAGCGACTACGCTCACCGAAGCCAGCGCGTACCCGAATGCGTTACCTTAACTCCTGACAATCTCGACGAGGTTTACTTTATGCCCGCCAGTTGCGCGTATCGGCTACGGGCAGAAGGGCAGCCTTTGCCTGAATGGCATCCGTTAAGGCATGAGGGCAGCAAAGAGCCAATGGAAAAAGCCGGCTATCATGTAGCCGGCCATTGCGTAAGTGAAGCGAAGTTTAAGGGCGACCTGGAAGACAGAATAGTAACCTGGCCCTTGTCTTAG